A DNA window from Malus domestica chromosome 12, GDT2T_hap1 contains the following coding sequences:
- the LOC103450747 gene encoding non-specific lipid-transfer protein 3-like, which translates to MASSGQLLKLACLVVVMFCMVACVPKAEAAVTCGQMVSDLTPCISYVKTGGALAPACCNGVRTLFTLAQTNPDRQSVCNCLKQAINGIPYTNTNAGLAAGLPAKCSVNIPYKISPSTDCKSVK; encoded by the exons ATGGCTAGCTCTGGACAGCTCCTTAAGCTTGCATGCTTGGTGGTGGTGATGTTCTGCATGGTGGCTTGTGTCCCCAAGGCCGAGGCAGCTGTGACATGCGGTCAGATGGTGAGTGACCTGACTCCATGCATTTCCTACGTGAAGACCGGCGGGGCATTGGCCCCCGCTTGTTGCAACGGGGTCAGGACCCTCTTCACCCTGGCTCAAACCAACCCTGACCGCCAAAGTGTCTGCAACTgcttgaagcaagcaatcaaTGGCATCCCTTACACCAATACCAACGCTGGCCTTGCTGCTGGCCTTCCTGCCAAGTGTAGTGTCAACattccgtacaagatcagcccCTCTACAGACTGCAAAAG TGTGAAGTGA
- the LOC139189904 gene encoding uncharacterized protein codes for MRKRFIYDSRWNGEKDCHGIMETNWKYNFVGSQPFKVVEKLKWVCKGLQKWSRASGRNSKLWIAILKNDLRDTYKSNKFASEAVQNMEGELKHLLREEERYWKLKSRNQWIKDRDKNTKFFHA; via the coding sequence ATGAGGAAACGGTTTATATACGATTCCCGATGGAATGGGGAAAAGGATTGCCATGGTATTATGGAAACAAACTGGAAGTATAACTTTGTGGGATCCCAACCATTTAAAGTGGTGGAGAAACTGAAATGGGTCTGCAAAGGGCTGCAAAAATGGAGTAGAGCAAGTGGAAGAAACTCAAAACTGTGGATTGCAATTCTGAAAAATGATCTGAGAGACACCTACAAGTCGAACAAGTTTGCTAGTGAGGCTGTTCAGAATATGGAGGGGGAACTTAAACACTTActcagggaggaagaaagataTTGGAAGCTCAAGTCTAGGAACCAATGGATTAAAGATAGGGATAAGAATACTAAATTCTTTCATGCTTAA
- the LOC103450748 gene encoding non-specific lipid-transfer protein 1-like, with protein MANSAAFKLAFVALVCIVVGAPFAQATISSCGQVTNYVAPCIPYLKTGGKVPPTCCQGIQKLNDAAQTAPDRRTACTCLVNTATKVQGIKPNLIYGLPGACGVRLPYPIGPNTKCNSIQ; from the exons ATGGCGAACTCTGCGGCATTCAAGCTTGCCTTCGTGGCCCTCGTGTGCATTGTGGTGGGTGCACCATTCGCCCAAGCTACCATATCATCATGCGGCCAGGTGACAAACTACGTGGCACCCTGCATTCCTTACTTGAAGACTGGTGGGAAAGTTCCACCAACATGTTGCCAAGGGATCCAGAAGCTGAACGACGCCGCTCAGACCGCACCTGATCGCCGAACCGCTTGCACCTGCTTGGTCAACACTGCTACAAAAGTCCAAGGAATAAAACCTAACCTCATCTATGGACTCCCTGGGGCCTGTGGCGTCCGCCTTCCTTACCCAATTGGACCGAACACTAAATGCAACAG TATCCAGTGA